Genomic window (Candidatus Manganitrophaceae bacterium):
GGCTCCCGCGCCTGCCCCTACGAACCGACCAACGCCAACACATTTTCAGGAGGGCGGCCGAGCGCTGCTTTCGTCGGGGTGATGACGATCGGCCGTTCAATCAAGATCGGGTTCTCCACCATCAGCTTGATCCACTCGGCCTCCGGCCGTTGGTCGGAGGGCTTGATGCCTAATTCGGCCGCGACCGGCTCCTTAAAGCGAATCAGTCCCTTCGGCTCCATTCCCAGCTTCTTCAAAATCTCCGAGAGCTCTTTTTGCGTCGGCGGGGTGGCGAGATAAAGAATGACCTTCGGCTCGATCCCTCGGTCGGTGAGAAGCTTGAGCGTTTCACGGCTCTTGGAGCATTTCGGGTTGTGAAAGATTGAGAGGTTCATGCGGGCTCCTTCTTCTATTATCCGTGGCGCTGTTTCTGTCCACATTCGGTCGGCTTGGTTTTAGAGAGAATCTCTCCTTTGACTTGTTCTGCAGGAAGAGTTCCCTCCACAAGACGGCCTTTTTATAAGACAATCTACTGATGAAGTCAACCCGGTGACGGTGTTGTGCAAAGAAATTAAAGGAGCGAGAGCTTCGAGGGTCAAGCGGGTCGGCTGAGGGTTTCCGGGAGGATAAAGCGGCCGCTGGTTCCAGGTGGGAAATCGACCACCTGCGTGACCGCCTCGGGGCGAAGCGCTCCGTAGAGGTGGGGAAATAATTCCGAGCCCCCTTCGGTATTTTCATATCGGATTTCGGCGTCGACGCGAGTGGGATCGACGCCGAGCAGGATCAATCCGGGTTGACCGTAAAAAATCCGGTTGGCGGTCGAGATAACCTGTTGCGGCGTGGAGCAATGGATGAACCCTTCGGCGGCAAGCGAGGGGGGCCGGTACTCTCCTTCCCCTTGGGCTTTCTCCCAGGCGTCTCTTCGGGTGATATGGAAAATCAACTTCGTTGATTCAGCGGAGAGGTCGGTCCATCGGTGAAAGGTGGCCGCTTGGCCGCAGTAGCGGTTCTCCCGATCTAAGAGATTCCAGACCGTCGCCTGCTCGATTTGAAAGCGCCGTCCCGTCCTTGAAATCCGAACCCCTTTGTAATCGTCGATGAATCCCTTTCGGGTCACCGCCGCCAGCAGCCGGGCCCGCTCCTCTCGGTTGACCGGCTCCGCCGTCAACCGAGAAGGGGTCTGCGTGAACTGCTCCCACGACATCTCCCAAAGATCCAAGGCGGCCCGGTTCCCATATTTGAGGATCGGGTCCGGCTCTGTTCCATGGGAGATGACGACGAACGGGGCGGAGAAAAGCGCCGCCGCCTGCGCCTCCGCCGTGCCGGAGGGGGGAAGCAGATCCCGTCCAGTCCATCGTCGGAAGCTTTGAAGGAGGAGCTCGGAATGTTCGGTGGAAAAAGAATTCATCGCGTCTGCGTTAGGCTCTGACCGGTGTGTTAGGAGAATTATCTCAGAATCGTTCCGATCGGGCAAGCGGCTTTATTGCGAGGAAGAATGCCCGGCCCACCCCGATTTCTCCGATGACCCCCAGCGTCTCGGCGTCATGCTGGAAGATCTCTCCGAACCCGGCCGCTGTCAGCGCCGATCAGACCTCTTCGGGCGAATGGCATTTTTGCAAGAGGGTGATCTCGGCCCGCTGCCAGAGATCGGCGCGGTGAAAAAGGGTGATCTCGGTTCGACCGATCCGGCGGGTTGAATCATAACCTCCCTGTACGATGCAGAGATGGTCTTCCTCCACGATGGCCGACGCTTTTCCCCACTCGCTCCGATACGCCTCCTCCATGTTCAGGTCGAAAAGAAAGAGGCCGCCCGGCCTCAACGCGGCGTGAACATTTCGAAACGCGAGGGTCAGCGCGTCGCTGCTTAAGAGATGATTGAGGCTATCAAAGGTGGACAGGGCTCCCTGAAAGTGCGACGCGAGGGAAAAAGCGCGGGCATCGGCGGCGATGAAGTCGCTCTTCGGAAGCGCGGCGCGGGCGAAGCGAAGCATCGGCTCGGAGGCATCGATGCCGGTGACCCGATAACCCCGGTCGACCAGCCGTTGCGTGAGATGTCCCGTTCCGCAGCAGAGGTCGAGCAGTGCCGCGTCGGCCGACATCCGGGTGAGAAAAAGGCGCTCGATGACCGGAAAGGCGGCGGCATGATAACGCGCCCCCCAATACCGATGATAAAACCAGGCGAGCCGGTCGTAGCCGGTTTTATTTTCGATCTCCGACATGAACCCCTCATGAGGAACCCTTTACAAAAGAGTAGCGAATCGGCCGAACTGTTTTCAATCGGGTCGAACGAAAGGAGACTGGTTTTATTTTTTAGGGAGAAGCGCGGTTGGAAAATCGGAATGGCTTGGAGGCCGGTGAGAGAGAAAATGGGCGGCGCTATCTCGGCTCGGCATAATGGGCGACCACCTTTACCACTTTTCCTTCCGAATTAAAAAACATCACCTCGGCCGCCAGGAGGTTCTTCACGCTTCGATAATATAAGACGACGCTGTTGATCGAGGAGAGGGTGGTCTGAAGCTCGAATGTCAGGTCAGGATAGGCGGCGAGCCCCTTTTCAAAATAGGAGCGCAGCTGCTCTTTGCCGTGGAGCGTTCCGGTCGGCTCGCCGAAGAGGCGAATCACGAAAGGGGAAGAGAATTCGATTTCGTCGGCATAGTGAGAGAGGATCTCATTTAAATCGTGCTTGTTCCAGGCGGCGATCCAGTCGTTTGCGAATTTTCCTGCGCGCTCTTCGGAAATCATCTTCCCCCCGGATCTGTTTTTGGATTATTTCGGATGATTCTACCTGTTTAGCGGTCGCCGTCGCAAGCCTTTCTCCTTCCCCCGAAAGAAAGGGGCCGGCGGGGTCCTGCCGCTCGGTTCAATCTGCGCTTTGGGGTATACCGAAGCCGAATGGGACGAAGAGAAAGAGAAACCGGATTGATGACATGGAAGGGCGGGGCGAATTTAAGCGGTGTGAGGCTCCCTGAGAGGGGCTAGAGGCCCTCTCGGTATTTCTTCACCGTTTCCAGCAAGGAATGCAAGACCCGGCCGGCCTTTCCCCGTTTTTTAGGCGGCCGTGACGCGGCCGGCGCCGACGGTGAGTCGGGTCGTAATATCTGCGCGTCTATAAATTCCTTAACCATTTGATGCAGCGCATCAGTCGATCTCACCTGCCATTCTCTAATCAGCCGCTCGCCGACCAACAGAATGGCGTCCCCTGTGACCCTGCTGTAACGATTAATCTGAGCGGACCGATCCCGTATCTCTCGGAGGAGCTCCTCCGCTGTTCGGCCCGTCAGGTCGGCGGCGCGATGGACCAAGCGCCGGTAGATCGATTGAAAACGGGCGATCTTCTCCCGGCGGCTTCGGCTGAGCCGGACGTCGGAGGAGGAGGCATATTCCGATCGTAAGATCTCGATGAACTCTCTCGGAGGGAGTCGATCGATTCCGGACAGATAACGAATTGGCAGCTCGCGCAGAATATCGCGCGCGCAGAAGATCGCGTCCCAGTTAAACCCATCGGCGACGGCGTGACGCCCCCGTCTCGCCTTTGCTTTTTCAAAATACCGCAATGTCTCCCTGAATTCCCGGACCTTCTTTCGATCGCCCGGCTGCTTCAGCAACAGCGCCTGAGTTCTTTTGTCAAATCCGATCCGGTAGAGGACCGCCGCATCTTTTGTCTGCGCGAATATTTGCTCAAAGTGCCTCATCGAAGGGTGATTCCTGAATGCCCTCAGGTTTTTCTTCCGACCGCTGATCAAAAAATCGGCGAGCTGTGCGAAGGTCTGGACCAGATATTTGGCCTTGTTTTTCTGCTCGGTAATCGTCGTGGAGAGGCGATCGACATCGTCATACCGATATTCATGGTGAAACAATCCGAACTGCCGAACCGAGCCGTAGTCGATAATCCCCGCATCGGCCAGAATGTTATCGCCGTCCCATTCCATCCAGCAAAAGATATACTCGCCCTCGAATTGCGCCGCGGTTTTTGCAAAGGCGACGGTCGTTCGCTTCAGCATCTCCCGGTATTTCTTCTTGGGATCTCGGATCGAAGGCCACTCTTTGTTCTCGACCTGTCTTGCAATATAGTAATCGATTGCCCCTTTCAAGCCCCGGTAGTCTCCCTGCTTCAGCGGCATAAAGAAATGGGCGGGACGCAAGAGGTTCTTCGCGGCGCGGACGGTGATGCATGTTTTGTCGTCATAAGCGATCACCGCCAGCGTTCTTTCGGTTCGGATGCCGTTGCGATGAAAAATATCGCTCATTAACGCCGCGCAGACCCCATCCTGTAAATCCAAACGGCCGCTGCCGTAGGATGCATGCTTGTCACCGGTTTTAAAATATCTTTTCTCATTCGCCGTCGCGGGACTTAAGCAGGTCACGCCGGCGCCGCAGCTGGTCAGGTCCCAGCGGCCCCGAGGGCCCTTAAAGCTGCCGTTCCAGATACTCCGTCCGTCGCCGGAGGTATGGCCCTTCTTGCCGGGATGCTGCATTTGTAAATAGCGGGTCGCCATGTAGCGATGCGGGCGGAGATCTTTCTTCGGGATCTTCACGCCGTGTGTAAGATCGTACTCGTTGATAATTTGGAGACTGAAGGTGTCTAGAATCGCCCGACGCAGGATCGGGGTCATCCGATGGCGATGCCCCTTTGGAATCAGGCCGATCTCTTCGGCAAGGTCGAAATTAAAATAGAAGAGCTTTCCTCCCCGCCGGATCCTTACCGCATAATCGACAAAGCCATCGGGGACGGCTGTTCGGAAAGGGTGCTTTCCATTAATTTGGGCGAAGCGGGCGTGAACCCCTTTTGCCCGCTGTCCTTTCGTTTTCTGGGTGGTACGACCGGTTTTCCTCATTCTCCTGTCATATCGGCTGAGCGCGCTTATTTCTTGAGGCGGCCTGAGAGAACCATTCATCGTATTGCAACAGTATATCAACGGCTTGCCTTGTTGGGGTAACCATGGCGGGATCTTTTTTCATTGCGGACAAGGACGAGTCTAAGCCGATGTGCGCCGGCACAACGGATCGGGAACGCGGGCGGTTTCTTGAAAATGATTTACATACCATGATTGACTTTGCCGCGTCGCTTATCTATCATAAGTGCATTTCGCATAAGTGCATTTCTCTAAAAATGTGATGAAAAGAAATCGCGGTCCCCACGCCCAGTCTGCGACCCGCTCATGGACCCCTTCTCGATCTTCTTTTCTCCTGGTGAACCGAAAGAGACCCGCTTCAATCGGCGGTGCTCACGCGAAAATGAGAACAGAAAGTTTGAAAGATTCTCCGACGAAGCAACCGGAGGGGGGATAAAGAAAAATGAATGGAGACCTGGAGCAACGCGTCACCGAACGGACCCAAGCCTTGGCGGCCGCCAACGAAGCGCTTAAAAAAGAGGTCGCTGAACGCCGACGGGCCGAAGATGCACTGCGCTTAAGCGAGGAGCGGTTCCGGAAGGCCTTCGACCGCGCGCCGATCGGGATGACCTTAACCGGCCTCGATGGCCGCTGGATGGAGGTCAATCAGGCTTTTTGCCAGATGGTCGGATATTCCGAGCAGGAGCTGGTGGGAATGAATTTTCGCTCGATCATGAATCTCGACGACCTCGATGCAAATCTGAAAGGCTTCCAGCAATTGCTCAACCGTGAAAAAGATCCGTTCAAGATGGAGAAACGCTTCTTTCACAAGGACGGGCAGACGGTGTGGGTCAGCGTCAGCGCCACGGTGGTTCGCAACCCCGATGGGGAGCCGCTCTATTTCGTCGCGCAGTTGGAGGACCTCACCGAACGGAAGCGAGCGAAAGAAGCGCTGCATCGGTTTCAATTCTCCATGGAGCATGCGCCGGAAGGGGTCTTCTTTATGACCCGCGACGCCGGATTTTCTTATGTCAACGAACAAGCCTGCCGCTCGCTCGGCTACAGCCGGGACGAACTGTTGCGTCTGAAGCTTTGGGATATCGACCCTGTTTTCCCGAGGGCGCAATGGGAGGAGATCATCGAGAGCCGGGTCGATACGGTGCAAGCTGAAACGTTGCATCGCCGGAAGGACGGCGTCGTCTTTCCTGTGGAGGTGTCGGCACGGCATCTCTGGCACGGCGACGATGCGTTTCATGTTGCCTTCGTACGGGACATTTCAGAACGGAAGCAGATCGAAGAGCAGCTCCGTCATGCGCAGAAACTGGAGGCGGTCGGTCAGCTTACGGGCGGGGTGGCGCACGAATTCAACAACCTCCTGACCGCGATTACGGTGAGTCTTGAGCTCATTCTCAACCATCTCCCGGCTGGGAGCGAGTTGTTCGGGCTGGTCGATATCGCCCAGAAGGCGGCGTGCCGGGGAGCGGGGCTGACCAAGCAGCTCCTCTCGTTCAGCCGGCGGAGCCCGGTCGACCAACGGCCGCTAGATCTGGGGAAGGAGGCGAAAGAGGCGGTTCGTCTTCTACGGCAAGCGATCGACCGCCAAATTCGGTTGGAGATTGAAGTCGACCCTGACCTCTGGGTGATTCTTGCCGATGTGGGCCAGATGAACCAGTTGATCATGAATCTGTGTGTCAATGCCCGGGATGCCTTGGTGGAGCAGATGGAACGGCAGACGGCCGCGCCAGGTCAGGCCGGTTGGAATCCGTCCATTTTGATCCGCGTTGAAAATGTGGAAGTCGATGAGGCGCATTGCCGTATCCACCCCAATGCCAAAAGCGGCTGCTATGTCCGTCTCAGCGTGTCCGATAATGGCAGCGGAATCGATGAGGCGGTTCGCCATCGGATCTTCGAACCCTTTTTCACCACAAAAGAAATCGGGAGAGGGACCGGGCTGGGACTTGCCGCCGTCTACGGAATTGTCGCGGAACATCAAGGATGGATCGAACTGCAGAGCGTGAAAGACGCGGGAACCACCTTTTGGATCTATTTCCCGCAGAGCCAAGAGAAGCTTGTTCCAAACCCGGATCCGTCCTCCCAAAAGCAAGGGGCGGAGGGGGGAAAAACCATTCTCCTGGTCGACGATGAAGAGGCGATTCGCCTTCTGGGAAAAACCATTCTGGAGCAAAAGGGGTATCGTGTTCTGACCGCGGGGGACGGCTGGGAAACGGTCGAGATCCTCTCGAGGAAAAAGGAAGGGATCGATCTGGTCATTCTCGATTTAACCATGCCCCATTTATCGGGAGAGGATGTCCTTCGCCGCCTTCGCCAAATCGGCCCTCAATTGAGGGTGATCGTGTCGACCGGTCATCGGACCGACACCTCTTCTTTGGCAAATGTCTCGTTTCTGCCTAAACCTTATCGTCCTGAAGATCTTCTCCGGATGGTGGCAGACGCCCTGCAGTCGGTCTAGGCCGAACGTCAGGTGAGCGCCTTGCACCGCGCAGCGGGTTAGTCCTTCTCTTCAAAGCCCTTGATGTATTCCAAGAGTTTTCGGTTTTCTTCTCCGATATGATTAAAGCGGATCCGGGTCGAATGGCCCGAGCTTTTCTGCAGCGGGTTTGTCCAGACGACCTCGCCCACGATCGATTCGGTGATTGTCTTTTTTCGATTCGATGCGAAGGTCAGTTGTATGCGAAGGAGTTCCCCCGTCTGGAACTCCCGCTGAGAGTGGATCCCGATCCCATGTGAGCAGATATCCTGCACCAAGAGGTCGCTCAATGGATCCATCCCGGGACAGGTGAGGCTGGCAATCGAAATCAGCGGAACCCTGAGGCCGCTTCCGCTGACCATGGCGCCTCCCGCGGATCGTCGCTTGGCGTGCTCTAAGTTCCTCTTATTTTCGATGGCGCGGGC
Coding sequences:
- the arsC gene encoding arsenate reductase (glutaredoxin) (This arsenate reductase requires both glutathione and glutaredoxin to convert arsenate to arsenite, after which the efflux transporter formed by ArsA and ArsB can extrude the arsenite from the cell, providing resistance.), with amino-acid sequence MNLSIFHNPKCSKSRETLKLLTDRGIEPKVILYLATPPTQKELSEILKKLGMEPKGLIRFKEPVAAELGIKPSDQRPEAEWIKLMVENPILIERPIVITPTKAALGRPPENVLALVGS
- a CDS encoding MEKHLA domain-containing protein; this encodes MNSFSTEHSELLLQSFRRWTGRDLLPPSGTAEAQAAALFSAPFVVISHGTEPDPILKYGNRAALDLWEMSWEQFTQTPSRLTAEPVNREERARLLAAVTRKGFIDDYKGVRISRTGRRFQIEQATVWNLLDRENRYCGQAATFHRWTDLSAESTKLIFHITRRDAWEKAQGEGEYRPPSLAAEGFIHCSTPQQVISTANRIFYGQPGLILLGVDPTRVDAEIRYENTEGGSELFPHLYGALRPEAVTQVVDFPPGTSGRFILPETLSRPA
- a CDS encoding class I SAM-dependent methyltransferase, producing MSEIENKTGYDRLAWFYHRYWGARYHAAAFPVIERLFLTRMSADAALLDLCCGTGHLTQRLVDRGYRVTGIDASEPMLRFARAALPKSDFIAADARAFSLASHFQGALSTFDSLNHLLSSDALTLAFRNVHAALRPGGLFLFDLNMEEAYRSEWGKASAIVEEDHLCIVQGGYDSTRRIGRTEITLFHRADLWQRAEITLLQKCHSPEEV
- a CDS encoding nuclear transport factor 2 family protein gives rise to the protein MISEERAGKFANDWIAAWNKHDLNEILSHYADEIEFSSPFVIRLFGEPTGTLHGKEQLRSYFEKGLAAYPDLTFELQTTLSSINSVVLYYRSVKNLLAAEVMFFNSEGKVVKVVAHYAEPR
- a CDS encoding YdiU family protein codes for the protein MRKTGRTTQKTKGQRAKGVHARFAQINGKHPFRTAVPDGFVDYAVRIRRGGKLFYFNFDLAEEIGLIPKGHRHRMTPILRRAILDTFSLQIINEYDLTHGVKIPKKDLRPHRYMATRYLQMQHPGKKGHTSGDGRSIWNGSFKGPRGRWDLTSCGAGVTCLSPATANEKRYFKTGDKHASYGSGRLDLQDGVCAALMSDIFHRNGIRTERTLAVIAYDDKTCITVRAAKNLLRPAHFFMPLKQGDYRGLKGAIDYYIARQVENKEWPSIRDPKKKYREMLKRTTVAFAKTAAQFEGEYIFCWMEWDGDNILADAGIIDYGSVRQFGLFHHEYRYDDVDRLSTTITEQKNKAKYLVQTFAQLADFLISGRKKNLRAFRNHPSMRHFEQIFAQTKDAAVLYRIGFDKRTQALLLKQPGDRKKVREFRETLRYFEKAKARRGRHAVADGFNWDAIFCARDILRELPIRYLSGIDRLPPREFIEILRSEYASSSDVRLSRSRREKIARFQSIYRRLVHRAADLTGRTAEELLREIRDRSAQINRYSRVTGDAILLVGERLIREWQVRSTDALHQMVKEFIDAQILRPDSPSAPAASRPPKKRGKAGRVLHSLLETVKKYREGL
- a CDS encoding PAS domain S-box protein, with the protein product MNGDLEQRVTERTQALAAANEALKKEVAERRRAEDALRLSEERFRKAFDRAPIGMTLTGLDGRWMEVNQAFCQMVGYSEQELVGMNFRSIMNLDDLDANLKGFQQLLNREKDPFKMEKRFFHKDGQTVWVSVSATVVRNPDGEPLYFVAQLEDLTERKRAKEALHRFQFSMEHAPEGVFFMTRDAGFSYVNEQACRSLGYSRDELLRLKLWDIDPVFPRAQWEEIIESRVDTVQAETLHRRKDGVVFPVEVSARHLWHGDDAFHVAFVRDISERKQIEEQLRHAQKLEAVGQLTGGVAHEFNNLLTAITVSLELILNHLPAGSELFGLVDIAQKAACRGAGLTKQLLSFSRRSPVDQRPLDLGKEAKEAVRLLRQAIDRQIRLEIEVDPDLWVILADVGQMNQLIMNLCVNARDALVEQMERQTAAPGQAGWNPSILIRVENVEVDEAHCRIHPNAKSGCYVRLSVSDNGSGIDEAVRHRIFEPFFTTKEIGRGTGLGLAAVYGIVAEHQGWIELQSVKDAGTTFWIYFPQSQEKLVPNPDPSSQKQGAEGGKTILLVDDEEAIRLLGKTILEQKGYRVLTAGDGWETVEILSRKKEGIDLVILDLTMPHLSGEDVLRRLRQIGPQLRVIVSTGHRTDTSSLANVSFLPKPYRPEDLLRMVADALQSV
- a CDS encoding response regulator, with the translated sequence MNTHGTVLIVDDERGPRESLKLLLKPLYQVEEADGGLRAMQIIKKLKVDLVTLDLRMPRMDGIAVLKSIKKYNPHIEVMIITGHGGETHGSAADLVHLGASSYHTKPFNAPQLMVEVARAIENKRNLEHAKRRSAGGAMVSGSGLRVPLISIASLTCPGMDPLSDLLVQDICSHGIGIHSQREFQTGELLRIQLTFASNRKKTITESIVGEVVWTNPLQKSSGHSTRIRFNHIGEENRKLLEYIKGFEEKD